From the genome of Miscanthus floridulus cultivar M001 chromosome 10, ASM1932011v1, whole genome shotgun sequence, one region includes:
- the LOC136484963 gene encoding uncharacterized protein encodes MVGSSWSSSSSCTSSFGSLDDDVVCVIKPDSVGAPAVAEGSVKFLCSYGGRILPRHTDGTLRYVGGHRVLSADRPLRFYELQRKLRELCGWEAHLRCKLPMEDLDALISVTCDDDLANLLEEYDEVSKDRLQSLKIRAFLFPRTPAPASSIPRSSPPSSPPSDSRPSPSAHLHRQNTSPVAAARVSLTCAPRWWAAPQASRQAQAHQSQNYDRHGLGEERPHPHRYLVQNGRHWQ; translated from the exons ATGGTGGGAAGTTCGTGGTCGTCGTCTTCATCCTGCACATCGTCGTTCGGGTCCCTCGACGACGATGTCGTCTGCGTCATCAAGCCGGACTCTGTGGGTGCCCCAGCCGTCGCCGAGGGAAGCGTCAAGTTCCTGTGCAGCTACGGAGGTAGGATCCTGCCCCGCCACACCGATGGCACGCTGCGCTACGTCGGCGGTCATCGAGTCCTCTCCGCCGACCGTCCCCTCCGGTTTTACG agttgcagcggaagcTGAGGGAATTGTGCGGCTGGGAAGCGCACCTGCGGTGCAAGCTACCGATGGAAGACCTGGACGCGCTCATCTCCGTGACGTGCGACGACGACCTCGCCAACCTGCTCGAGGAGTACGACGAGGTCAGCAAGGACCGCCTCCAGTCGCTCAAGATCCGGGCGTTCCTGTTCCCAAGGACGCCGGCGCCTGCGTCGTCCATACCGCGTAGCAGCCCGCCGTCCTCCCCGCCGTCGGATTCCAGACCGTCACCGAGTGCTCACCTCCACAGGCAAAACACTTCCCCGGTGGCCGCAGCCCGCGTCTCGCTGACGTGCGCGCCGCGGTGGTGGGCTGCGCCCCAGGCCTCTCGCCAGGCGCAAGCGCACCAGTCGCAGAACTACGACCGGCACGGCCTTGGCGAGGAGCGGCCGCACCCGCACCGGTACCTTGTCCAAAATGGCAGGCACTGGCAATAA